The Kiloniellales bacterium genome contains a region encoding:
- a CDS encoding ATP-binding cassette domain-containing protein, producing MTEAATTAPAAAAPLVEMRNIEVAFGGVKAVDDVTIDLYPGEVVGLLGHNGAGKSTLIKVLSGAYQARAGEIRINGEVAEIQNPRDARGYNIETIYQTLALADNLDAPANLFLGRELLTGAGFLDDDQMEAETRKIMARLNPNFQKFKAPVKALSGGQRQSVAIARAVYFNARILIMDEPTAALGVQETQMVAELIQQLKAEGLGIFLISHDIHDVFDLADRVTVLKNGKLVGTERVEDVTKDDVLSMIILGENPKRRPR from the coding sequence ATGACCGAAGCGGCCACGACGGCCCCGGCCGCTGCGGCGCCCTTGGTCGAGATGCGCAACATCGAGGTCGCCTTCGGCGGCGTGAAGGCGGTCGACGACGTGACCATCGACCTCTACCCCGGCGAGGTGGTCGGCCTGCTGGGCCACAACGGTGCCGGCAAGTCGACCCTGATCAAGGTGCTCTCGGGGGCCTACCAGGCCCGGGCCGGCGAGATCCGGATCAATGGCGAGGTCGCCGAGATCCAAAACCCCCGGGACGCGCGCGGCTACAACATCGAGACCATATACCAGACCCTGGCCCTGGCCGATAACCTGGACGCGCCGGCGAACCTCTTCCTCGGCCGCGAGCTGCTGACCGGCGCCGGCTTCCTCGACGACGACCAGATGGAGGCGGAGACGCGCAAGATCATGGCGCGGCTCAACCCCAACTTCCAGAAGTTCAAGGCCCCGGTGAAGGCGCTCTCGGGCGGCCAGAGGCAGTCGGTCGCCATCGCCCGGGCGGTCTACTTCAACGCCAGGATCCTGATCATGGACGAGCCGACGGCCGCCCTCGGCGTGCAGGAGACCCAGATGGTCGCCGAGCTGATCCAGCAGCTCAAGGCCGAGGGCTTGGGCATCTTCCTGATCAGCCACGACATCCACGATGTCTTCGACCTCGCCGACCGGGTCACCGTGCTCAAGAACGGCAAGCTGGTCGGCACCGAGCGGGTCGAGGACGTCACCAAGGACGACGTGCTTTCGATGATCATCCTCGGCGAGAACCCGAAGCGCCGGCCGCGATGA